The proteins below come from a single Chitinophaga pinensis DSM 2588 genomic window:
- a CDS encoding Pycsar system effector family protein, with protein sequence MHTGLIIEAAETYVAKQYQEHPHPNLVYHNLEHTKLVVAAAQQIAAHYRLADNDLLIVCVACWFHDLGYLMGETKMHEEKGAEMARAFLNVQQIPEDVQQQVTGCIMATKMPQHPKNLLEEIVCDADLFHLGTKEFRDRSRLLRQEMELYSGREIPGAVWNAGSLRLQESHHYFTAYCKALLQQQKDENIAKLKSKLEKQEEKAHKKEKAAKHAAEDAPVEAAVAVVVPDATVTTAEEKKKDKKKDKEKEAKPGRGVETMFRTTSTNHIRLSSMADSKAHIMISVNSIIISVILGVLFRRLEDYPNLIIPAFIFLMTGVLTIIFSVLATRPNINVGKFTKADIDSKKTNLLFFGNFHKMSLEEYSWGMTEMMKDNEYVYGSMIQDIYHLGVVLGKKYKQLRIAYNIFMFGLIISVAAFLIAALFFPVKN encoded by the coding sequence ATGCACACAGGATTAATCATAGAAGCAGCAGAAACATATGTTGCAAAGCAATACCAGGAACATCCTCACCCTAACCTGGTCTATCATAATTTAGAACATACAAAGCTGGTAGTTGCAGCAGCACAGCAGATTGCAGCGCATTACCGGCTCGCAGATAACGACCTGCTGATTGTATGTGTGGCCTGCTGGTTTCATGACCTTGGCTACCTGATGGGAGAAACGAAAATGCACGAGGAAAAGGGCGCAGAGATGGCAAGAGCGTTCTTAAATGTACAACAGATTCCAGAAGATGTACAACAACAGGTGACCGGCTGTATCATGGCTACCAAAATGCCACAGCATCCGAAGAACCTGCTGGAAGAAATTGTATGTGATGCAGACCTTTTCCACCTCGGTACCAAGGAGTTCAGAGACAGGTCCCGTCTGCTGAGACAGGAAATGGAACTCTACAGCGGCAGAGAGATACCGGGCGCCGTATGGAATGCCGGCTCGCTGCGACTCCAGGAATCACATCACTACTTTACCGCCTATTGTAAGGCATTATTGCAACAACAGAAAGACGAGAACATCGCCAAATTGAAAAGTAAACTCGAAAAACAGGAAGAAAAGGCACACAAAAAAGAAAAAGCAGCAAAACATGCTGCTGAAGATGCGCCTGTAGAAGCAGCAGTAGCTGTAGTCGTGCCTGATGCGACCGTGACCACCGCAGAAGAAAAGAAGAAAGACAAGAAAAAGGATAAGGAGAAAGAAGCGAAGCCGGGAAGAGGAGTGGAAACCATGTTCCGTACTACGTCCACCAATCATATCCGCCTCAGCTCCATGGCCGACAGCAAAGCACATATCATGATATCGGTGAATTCCATCATCATCTCCGTGATATTAGGCGTGTTGTTCAGAAGACTGGAAGATTACCCTAATCTGATTATACCTGCCTTCATCTTTTTAATGACCGGTGTACTGACCATCATCTTCTCCGTACTGGCTACTCGTCCTAATATCAACGTAGGTAAATTCACCAAAGCGGATATTGACAGTAAAAAGACCAACCTGCTGTTCTTCGGTAACTTCCATAAGATGTCCCTGGAAGAATACAGCTGGGGGATGACCGAGATGATGAAAGATAACGAATATGTATATGGCAGCATGATCCAGGATATCTATCACCTGGGTGTGGTGCTTGGTAAGAAGTATAAACAGCTGCGTATTGCTTATAACATCTTTATGTTCGGACTGATCATCTCCGTGGCAGCGTTCCTGATAGCAGCATTATTTTTTCCGGTGAAGAACTAA
- a CDS encoding SdiA-regulated domain-containing protein, which yields MQVRYIAFFFLFLSCNAFNQEDKQYSSPKGYNLAEPTRYRVRQSMQEISGIVLAPDEHHIMAINDEEGKIYSIDLDTEKPYPTSKFDKSGDYEDLATTGNDWFVLKSNGHLYQVHGMFTDTADATHYKLSIPGKREFESLYFDARNNSLVAICKACEEDKREGFTSAYRFQLNTMEYDTAPAFRINVAEIARLTGGDVGHFKPSGAAVHPIENRLYIVSAVNRMLVITDLDGKVQEAYNLRHRRFAQPEGISFTANGDMYISNEAVDEAQANILKFKYNSSR from the coding sequence ATGCAAGTAAGATATATTGCGTTCTTTTTTCTGTTCTTGTCCTGTAATGCTTTCAATCAGGAAGATAAACAATATAGCTCTCCAAAGGGTTATAACCTTGCAGAACCTACCCGTTACCGTGTACGGCAGTCCATGCAGGAAATCTCCGGGATTGTACTGGCTCCGGACGAACACCATATCATGGCGATCAATGACGAGGAGGGCAAGATCTACTCTATCGACCTGGATACTGAAAAGCCCTACCCAACTTCCAAGTTTGACAAAAGCGGCGACTACGAAGATCTCGCGACTACAGGTAACGACTGGTTTGTATTAAAGAGTAACGGACACCTGTACCAGGTGCATGGCATGTTTACTGACACCGCCGACGCTACGCATTACAAACTATCTATCCCCGGCAAAAGGGAATTTGAAAGCCTCTATTTTGATGCAAGAAACAACAGCCTGGTAGCTATCTGCAAAGCCTGTGAAGAAGACAAGAGAGAGGGCTTTACTTCCGCTTACCGGTTCCAGCTGAACACCATGGAGTATGACACCGCACCTGCATTCCGTATCAATGTAGCTGAGATTGCAAGACTCACCGGTGGAGATGTAGGGCATTTCAAGCCTTCAGGAGCCGCCGTTCATCCCATTGAAAATCGCCTGTACATCGTATCTGCGGTCAATCGTATGCTGGTCATCACTGACCTCGACGGCAAAGTACAGGAGGCTTATAATCTACGACATCGCAGATTCGCGCAGCCTGAAGGGATCTCCTTCACTGCCAATGGCGACATGTACATATCTAACGAAGCGGTAGACGAGGCGCAGGCCAATATTCTGAAATTTAAGTACAACTCATCACGATGA
- a CDS encoding thioredoxin family protein produces MKKYLWLPALLIMLSAGVTYAQEKQHLDLEHIYNPAADAAADLAKAQQQAAAQNKHILIEVGGNWCIWCKRFYKMLHEDTTLLSQAENNYVIYYLNYSKENKNLRLLQQLGYPQRFGFPVLLVLDAKGNRLHTQNTGLLEDADGYDKKKVADMLKQWSPQALNPAFYTNQ; encoded by the coding sequence ATGAAAAAATATTTGTGGCTCCCTGCTTTGCTGATAATGTTGAGTGCTGGCGTGACGTATGCACAGGAAAAGCAACACCTGGACCTTGAACATATTTATAACCCTGCTGCCGATGCTGCGGCTGATCTGGCCAAGGCACAACAGCAGGCAGCGGCGCAGAATAAGCATATCCTGATTGAAGTAGGCGGTAACTGGTGTATCTGGTGTAAACGCTTTTACAAGATGTTGCACGAAGATACCACCCTGCTCTCCCAGGCAGAAAATAACTATGTGATCTACTACCTGAACTATAGCAAGGAAAACAAAAACCTGCGACTCCTGCAGCAACTGGGATATCCGCAGCGTTTTGGTTTTCCGGTGCTTTTAGTGCTGGACGCAAAAGGCAATCGCCTGCATACGCAGAATACCGGCTTGCTGGAAGATGCAGATGGTTATGATAAAAAGAAAGTCGCAGATATGCTGAAACAATGGTCGCCACAGGCACTGAATCCTGCTTTTTATACCAATCAATAA
- a CDS encoding GAF domain-containing protein, whose amino-acid sequence MKVLSANSEVFKGEEVLIDSHISFGPYVKFLKEKAARKSDARAAYYQQIVSQFEGNPALLGPIAGADDLSSYQEYVDLVISTIFPVTVDMDKDIYGIGVPNKFAIFYYSELFRKLFAANGDKLVAVPEGMSVEKVKKDKLEWLYKLILEKVYDFPVDYRNEIIHHVTLPDSNGLKKYIKLQIDARFVDVIVKGEVPKLSYDNVCRTKFSLDALQEMLPLRNFALEGFVIWTIQDVTKDEVQNSMKNLILDMHDGNEQQTYRRMEEEVESLMQERDTSVHIVPIPKINGRYVLECDLCESGVMLGVINNGKQQQQLFQQLLDHLTRQKEPLFIPDVTEATLLAYPFLRYLPLKGIRSYVMAPVWHEGQLLGIVELASSEPNRITAETMGRAMPAYPLLIMLLTRGVDILNNRIIQVIKEQFTALQPAVEWKFTDAAWHYLHTPKEERKDIGNIAFENVYPLYGAVDIRNSSTERSNAIHEDLREQLLLIKETLEHIGNAIYLPLLEELKFKNDELITGITSGMLSEDELKTNNYLDEEIGPLFRHLHESHAELQPVLERYFSLVDTTEGHILHHRQEYEDSLAGINAEINKYLDKEKENIQHSFPCYFEKYRTDGVEYNIYIGQSIAHNRKFDLLYLRNLRLWQISSMAEIAKMTNKLKDTLKVPLQTTQLILAHSNPIDISFRQDERRFDVEGAYNIRYEIMKKRIDKVHIRQTGKRLTQPGTISIVYAYAKEMEEYLKYITFLQNKGVLSPEVEMLDLEDLQGVSGLRALRVKVNMD is encoded by the coding sequence ATGAAAGTTTTATCAGCTAACTCCGAGGTGTTCAAGGGAGAGGAAGTATTGATAGACAGCCATATCTCATTCGGTCCTTACGTTAAGTTTCTGAAAGAGAAGGCTGCCAGGAAATCGGACGCGCGCGCTGCCTACTATCAGCAGATAGTCAGTCAGTTTGAAGGTAACCCCGCGTTGCTCGGCCCCATAGCAGGCGCAGATGACCTCTCCTCCTATCAGGAATACGTGGATCTTGTTATTTCAACTATTTTCCCTGTCACTGTTGACATGGATAAAGATATCTATGGTATCGGCGTACCTAACAAGTTTGCCATCTTCTACTACTCCGAACTGTTCAGAAAACTGTTTGCCGCCAATGGTGACAAACTCGTTGCCGTACCGGAAGGAATGTCCGTAGAGAAAGTGAAGAAAGACAAACTGGAATGGTTATACAAACTGATACTTGAAAAGGTATATGATTTCCCGGTAGATTACCGCAACGAGATTATCCATCATGTAACATTGCCAGATAGCAATGGTCTGAAAAAGTATATCAAACTTCAGATCGATGCCCGCTTCGTAGACGTCATCGTGAAAGGTGAAGTACCAAAACTCTCCTACGATAACGTCTGCCGTACCAAATTCTCGCTGGACGCACTCCAGGAAATGTTGCCCCTGCGCAACTTCGCCCTGGAAGGATTCGTGATCTGGACCATACAGGACGTTACCAAAGATGAAGTGCAGAACAGTATGAAAAACCTCATACTCGATATGCATGACGGTAATGAACAACAGACTTACCGCCGGATGGAAGAAGAGGTGGAATCACTCATGCAGGAGAGAGATACCAGCGTACATATCGTGCCGATCCCTAAGATCAATGGCCGTTATGTACTGGAATGCGATCTCTGCGAAAGTGGTGTAATGCTGGGCGTTATCAATAACGGCAAACAACAGCAGCAGTTATTTCAGCAACTGCTGGACCATCTTACCCGTCAGAAAGAACCATTATTCATTCCTGATGTGACAGAAGCGACCTTACTGGCTTATCCTTTCCTGCGCTATCTGCCGTTGAAAGGAATCAGAAGTTATGTAATGGCACCCGTATGGCACGAAGGCCAGTTGCTCGGTATTGTCGAATTAGCATCTTCAGAACCAAACAGGATCACCGCCGAAACAATGGGCAGAGCAATGCCTGCTTATCCGCTGCTGATCATGCTGCTGACAAGAGGTGTCGATATACTGAACAACCGCATCATACAGGTTATAAAAGAACAGTTCACCGCCCTGCAACCCGCGGTAGAATGGAAGTTCACCGATGCGGCATGGCACTATCTCCATACACCGAAAGAAGAACGCAAAGACATTGGTAACATCGCCTTTGAAAATGTCTATCCTTTATACGGCGCCGTGGATATCCGTAACTCTTCTACAGAACGTAGCAATGCGATTCATGAAGACTTGCGTGAACAGCTGCTGCTGATCAAGGAAACACTGGAACATATCGGTAATGCCATCTATCTGCCACTGCTGGAAGAACTGAAATTCAAAAACGATGAACTGATCACTGGTATCACCAGCGGCATGCTCTCAGAAGATGAACTGAAGACGAACAACTACCTGGACGAAGAGATCGGACCATTATTCCGTCACCTGCATGAAAGTCATGCTGAATTGCAGCCGGTACTGGAACGTTATTTCTCCCTCGTAGATACCACAGAAGGGCATATCCTGCACCACCGTCAGGAATATGAAGACAGCCTTGCCGGTATCAACGCCGAGATCAATAAATACCTGGATAAAGAGAAAGAAAATATTCAGCACTCATTCCCATGTTACTTTGAAAAGTATCGTACCGATGGTGTTGAATACAATATCTATATTGGCCAGTCTATCGCTCATAACCGTAAATTTGACTTACTCTATCTGCGTAACCTCCGCCTCTGGCAGATCTCTTCCATGGCAGAGATTGCGAAAATGACGAACAAACTGAAAGATACCCTGAAGGTGCCTTTGCAGACAACTCAGCTGATATTGGCCCACAGTAATCCGATCGATATCAGTTTCCGTCAGGACGAACGCCGCTTTGATGTGGAAGGCGCTTATAATATCCGTTACGAGATCATGAAGAAACGGATAGATAAAGTGCATATCCGTCAGACAGGTAAACGCCTGACCCAACCGGGTACTATTTCTATTGTATATGCTTATGCGAAAGAAATGGAAGAATACCTGAAGTATATCACCTTCCTCCAGAATAAAGGGGTATTGTCGCCTGAGGTAGAAATGCTGGATCTGGAAGATTTACAGGGTGTCAGCGGACTGCGGGCATTACGCGTGAAAGTGAATATGGACTAA
- the ppk1 gene encoding polyphosphate kinase 1: MNVPLYDRDLSWLSFNYRVLCMARDEKVPLYERIKFLSIFSSNLDEFFRVRMPAVLAVNKVLDNNPAAAGEEIISPDTLPAIQEEINRQLGVFGQTLTGQLLPALGSYNIHLYYNEPIHTQHHEHLREYFLTRVLSFLQPLWLRRKKPEEVFLENNQLYLVVSVTEDSAPDMQQYALVNIPSAVLPRFIELPALDNVYYIAMLDDVIRDNIGFLFPGYTVNGCYSIKITRDAETDMNELANDILEQVETMIVKRELGIPTRFLFDAAMPLALRKLLAVYFHILPEEMVEGGRYHNLKDLADLPMPVKSPAFAYPKQSSLPESSLENTPRLLEEVMRRDILLHAPYQRYDYILRFFNEAAVDPSVQEIYITLYRIASSSQIANALISAAHNGKQVTVFVELKARFDEANNIRWAKKMKAAGVKIIYSIPGLKVHAKIALVKRRRGYQWDYAGLMATGNFNESTARFYTDHVLMTAHPGMTQELELLFLYLQAREQPVKYSYLTFNHLLVAQFNMMARFKQLINREIENARAGKPAKITIKLNNLQEKEMIASLYAASQEGVEIDMIVRSICCLVPDQPESSNIRVRRIVDRYLEHARVFIFHNNGNEEVYMGSADWMNRNLHRRIEVVFPIYDPALQQQLKEIIRLQLADNTNAVRLDANIHNIEIEPVAGAAPVNAQASIYQYVQSL, from the coding sequence ATGAATGTACCGTTATATGACCGCGACCTGAGCTGGTTGTCGTTCAACTACCGCGTACTGTGTATGGCAAGAGACGAGAAAGTGCCTTTGTACGAACGGATTAAGTTCCTCTCTATCTTCTCCTCCAACCTAGATGAATTCTTTAGAGTACGTATGCCGGCAGTGCTGGCTGTGAATAAAGTACTGGATAATAATCCGGCTGCCGCCGGAGAGGAGATCATTTCTCCGGATACCCTGCCCGCTATACAGGAAGAGATCAACCGGCAGCTGGGCGTGTTCGGACAGACCCTGACCGGACAGCTGTTACCAGCCCTTGGAAGTTATAACATACATCTCTACTACAACGAACCTATCCATACACAACACCATGAGCACCTGCGGGAATATTTCCTGACCCGTGTGCTCAGCTTCCTGCAGCCACTCTGGTTGCGTAGAAAGAAGCCGGAAGAAGTATTCCTGGAGAATAACCAGTTATACCTCGTGGTGTCTGTGACGGAAGATAGCGCTCCTGATATGCAGCAGTATGCACTGGTGAATATCCCGAGTGCCGTACTGCCCCGTTTTATAGAACTGCCAGCCCTGGACAATGTCTATTACATTGCGATGCTGGATGACGTGATCAGGGATAATATCGGCTTTCTTTTCCCGGGTTATACGGTGAACGGATGTTATAGTATCAAGATCACCAGGGATGCAGAGACGGATATGAATGAGCTGGCTAACGATATCCTGGAGCAGGTGGAAACCATGATTGTCAAACGTGAGCTGGGTATCCCTACCCGTTTCCTGTTTGACGCCGCGATGCCACTGGCCTTGCGGAAACTGCTGGCCGTTTACTTCCATATACTGCCGGAAGAGATGGTAGAAGGCGGCAGGTATCATAACCTGAAGGACCTGGCCGATCTGCCTATGCCGGTAAAGTCCCCCGCATTTGCTTACCCTAAGCAGTCTTCCCTGCCGGAATCCTCACTGGAGAATACACCTCGTTTGCTGGAAGAAGTCATGAGGCGGGATATTCTCCTGCACGCGCCCTACCAGCGTTATGACTATATCCTGCGCTTCTTCAATGAAGCTGCAGTAGATCCTTCGGTACAGGAAATTTACATCACACTGTATCGTATCGCTTCCAGCTCCCAGATTGCCAATGCACTGATCAGTGCCGCGCATAACGGGAAGCAGGTAACGGTATTCGTGGAGTTGAAAGCCCGCTTTGACGAGGCGAACAATATCCGATGGGCAAAGAAGATGAAGGCGGCAGGCGTAAAGATCATCTACAGCATTCCCGGACTGAAAGTACATGCGAAGATCGCCCTGGTAAAACGCCGTCGTGGATACCAGTGGGATTATGCAGGTCTGATGGCTACGGGTAACTTCAATGAAAGTACGGCCCGTTTCTATACTGACCATGTGCTCATGACCGCTCACCCGGGTATGACACAGGAACTGGAGCTGCTGTTCCTGTACCTGCAGGCAAGGGAACAACCGGTCAAATACAGCTACCTGACCTTTAATCACCTGCTGGTAGCCCAGTTTAACATGATGGCCCGTTTCAAACAGCTGATCAACCGGGAAATTGAAAACGCCCGTGCCGGTAAGCCTGCTAAGATCACCATCAAACTGAATAACCTCCAGGAAAAGGAAATGATTGCGAGCCTGTATGCTGCCAGCCAGGAAGGAGTGGAGATCGATATGATTGTGCGTAGTATCTGCTGCCTGGTGCCCGATCAGCCGGAAAGCAGTAATATAAGGGTACGCCGTATCGTGGACCGCTACCTGGAACATGCCAGGGTCTTTATTTTCCATAATAACGGTAATGAAGAGGTATATATGGGTTCTGCCGACTGGATGAACCGTAACCTCCACAGGCGTATTGAAGTGGTCTTCCCGATCTATGATCCGGCATTACAACAGCAACTGAAGGAAATTATCCGTTTACAGCTGGCTGATAATACCAATGCGGTCAGACTTGATGCGAACATCCATAATATTGAAATAGAACCGGTGGCAGGAGCCGCGCCCGTTAATGCGCAGGCATCCATCTACCAGTATGTACAATCACTGTAA
- a CDS encoding BamA/TamA family outer membrane protein, which yields MISILPKARHLLPLLFLPLLSQAQMTDDSLARRIILIGDAGELHKDGHNPVIDAVKQRINLQDARNTVLFLGDNVYPLGLPDAGAARYDEARQILDYQVGLVKNTATQAIFIPGNHDWKRSKPDGWQTVINQQLYIDSLQLPNVNFLPKDGCPGPEEVHLDNNTTLIIMDTEWWLFPYQKPGSESSCDTKTREEVLAEVSDIVSRNRNKLIIFAAHHPFRSYSVHGGYYTIKQHIFPFTDLKKNLYIPLPLIGSIYPITRGVFGTPEDIPNPVYQSMIRGIEAAIKPHGPAIFVSGHDHTLQLINDDQNFYVVSGSGAKENRVKKGSKSLYASNENGYTVLEISKSGHVEVKYYTIDKTDGPSYAQQLFSLQDVRSSTIANTSPSASQLPPTVSMAADSQYINKTGFHYWLMGRNYRNVWATPMDLPVLDLNKEQGGMKILKRGGGMQTMSLRLEDKKGTEWVLRSLKKYPAKAVPEALRETIAKDVVQDQISAANPYAPMAVGTLADAAGVHHTNPRFVYLPKDTVLGVYANTYGDDVYLFEEREPDVKGKTLNTPKLLEQIQGDNDNTVNQAAVLNARLLDWLMADWDRHDDQWRWGAEKSKKAKTQVYFPIPRDRDQAFFVNEGFLPRVASRKWALPNIQGFRPKIRYIEGQNPTAQPFDRSFMNELSEQEWKDISHAFVLRMTDTVIRNAVNQFPDNIRSQVGERVYTTLKARRDILEKEALQFYSFISKHVEIVGTKKDELFTIERQPEGKIDVAVTKINKKGELEQTIYHRLFDPKDTREIRIFGLGGEDKYVVKGDNGSPIRIRVIGGRNVDTYVDSTGSHAGKRIRIYDLANRKDSFDMHGNDRRILSSNPDNIRYERTFFRYQYNKLMPLASAAFNQDDGLSLGAGFQYTTQGFRKRPFATRHTLLAGHSLGTNAWQFRYFGEFTDAIGNSDLTIAANVKAPNNTVNFFGFGNESDFDKSLGIRYYRTRFSLYNVEPLLNTKLSQNVELYYGPSFTYYTLDKDETVGRITADFPKNGLDSLSVFQSKTYAGLRLGLKIDTRDNNLIPTRGISWNTSVYGSQGLNAQNKNYLQLQSDLSIYTNFHVPTSVVLVTRFGANKIWGDYEYFQATTLGGVQNLRGYRNARFSGNASVYNNIELRIKLFDFRSYLFPASVGLIAFNDVGRVWYQSQKSSAWHDGYGGGIYFTPANLVVLSAVVGRSEEGILPYITFGFRF from the coding sequence ATGATTAGCATTTTACCAAAAGCAAGACACCTTTTACCCCTTCTATTCCTGCCATTGCTATCTCAGGCACAGATGACAGATGACAGTCTCGCACGCAGAATAATCCTGATCGGCGATGCCGGGGAACTGCATAAAGACGGTCATAACCCTGTTATCGATGCCGTGAAACAACGCATCAACCTCCAGGATGCCAGAAATACCGTATTGTTCCTGGGCGATAACGTATACCCGCTCGGCTTACCCGATGCAGGCGCCGCAAGATATGACGAGGCCAGACAAATACTTGACTACCAGGTAGGACTGGTGAAAAATACTGCCACACAAGCCATCTTTATCCCTGGTAACCATGACTGGAAACGGTCAAAACCAGATGGATGGCAGACGGTGATCAATCAGCAGCTGTATATAGATTCCTTACAACTGCCTAACGTCAACTTCCTGCCGAAGGATGGTTGTCCCGGACCGGAAGAAGTACATCTCGATAACAACACCACCCTCATCATTATGGATACTGAGTGGTGGCTGTTCCCTTACCAGAAACCCGGTTCCGAATCTTCCTGCGATACCAAAACCCGGGAAGAAGTACTGGCAGAAGTCAGCGACATCGTGAGCCGTAACAGAAATAAACTGATCATATTCGCGGCACACCATCCTTTCAGAAGTTATAGCGTACATGGTGGCTATTATACCATCAAGCAGCATATCTTCCCTTTCACTGATCTGAAAAAGAACCTGTACATCCCATTACCGCTGATCGGATCTATCTATCCGATCACGCGTGGCGTGTTCGGTACGCCGGAAGATATTCCCAATCCGGTCTATCAGTCAATGATCAGAGGTATTGAAGCAGCGATCAAACCACATGGACCGGCCATCTTCGTATCCGGCCATGATCATACCCTGCAGCTCATTAACGACGATCAGAACTTCTATGTCGTAAGTGGCTCAGGTGCGAAGGAAAACCGTGTAAAAAAAGGCAGCAAGTCTTTATACGCCAGCAATGAAAACGGTTATACGGTACTGGAGATCTCCAAAAGCGGTCATGTAGAAGTGAAGTACTACACTATCGATAAGACAGATGGTCCTTCCTACGCACAACAACTGTTTAGTTTACAGGACGTTCGTTCCAGCACCATTGCTAATACAAGTCCTTCCGCCAGTCAGTTACCGCCTACTGTCTCCATGGCAGCAGATTCACAGTATATCAACAAAACCGGTTTCCATTACTGGCTGATGGGCCGCAACTACCGGAATGTATGGGCAACGCCGATGGACTTACCGGTACTGGACCTGAATAAGGAACAAGGGGGTATGAAGATCCTGAAACGTGGCGGCGGGATGCAGACCATGTCCCTGCGACTGGAAGATAAAAAAGGGACTGAATGGGTACTCCGCTCCCTGAAGAAATATCCCGCGAAAGCGGTACCCGAAGCATTACGTGAAACGATCGCCAAAGATGTCGTACAGGACCAGATCTCAGCGGCCAATCCTTATGCTCCTATGGCTGTCGGTACATTAGCGGATGCGGCAGGTGTTCATCATACTAATCCTAGATTTGTATATCTGCCGAAAGATACCGTACTGGGTGTCTACGCTAACACATATGGAGATGACGTGTATCTCTTCGAGGAAAGAGAGCCGGATGTAAAAGGTAAAACCCTGAATACACCGAAGCTGCTTGAACAGATACAGGGCGACAATGATAACACCGTTAACCAGGCAGCCGTACTGAATGCACGTTTGCTGGACTGGCTGATGGCCGACTGGGACCGTCATGACGACCAGTGGAGATGGGGAGCGGAAAAGAGCAAAAAAGCAAAAACACAGGTATACTTCCCGATTCCACGTGACCGCGACCAGGCATTCTTTGTGAATGAAGGCTTTTTGCCGCGTGTCGCTTCCAGGAAATGGGCCTTGCCTAATATCCAGGGCTTCCGTCCGAAGATCAGATATATCGAAGGACAAAACCCTACGGCGCAACCATTTGACCGTTCTTTCATGAACGAACTGAGTGAGCAGGAATGGAAAGACATTTCCCATGCTTTCGTACTGCGTATGACAGATACTGTTATCAGGAATGCCGTTAACCAGTTCCCTGACAATATCAGATCACAGGTAGGTGAACGTGTATACACCACCCTGAAAGCACGTCGTGACATACTGGAAAAAGAAGCCCTTCAGTTCTACAGCTTCATTTCCAAACATGTAGAAATAGTAGGCACTAAAAAAGATGAGTTATTCACTATTGAGCGCCAGCCGGAAGGAAAAATAGACGTTGCTGTTACCAAGATCAATAAAAAAGGAGAACTGGAACAAACGATCTATCATCGCCTGTTTGATCCGAAAGACACCCGTGAGATCAGGATCTTTGGTCTGGGTGGCGAGGACAAATATGTTGTAAAAGGTGATAACGGCTCTCCTATCAGGATTCGCGTCATCGGTGGCAGGAATGTGGATACTTATGTGGACAGCACCGGCAGTCATGCAGGTAAACGTATCCGTATCTATGACCTGGCCAACAGGAAAGATAGTTTTGATATGCATGGCAATGACAGACGTATCCTGTCTTCCAATCCTGACAACATCCGTTACGAGCGCACCTTCTTCCGTTACCAGTATAATAAACTGATGCCATTGGCTTCTGCAGCCTTTAACCAGGATGATGGATTGTCACTGGGAGCAGGTTTCCAATATACCACACAGGGCTTCCGCAAACGTCCGTTTGCTACCAGACACACCTTACTGGCAGGACATTCCCTGGGTACCAATGCATGGCAATTCCGCTACTTTGGTGAATTCACCGATGCGATCGGCAACTCTGATCTTACCATTGCCGCGAATGTAAAAGCGCCTAACAATACAGTAAACTTCTTTGGTTTCGGCAACGAATCTGATTTTGATAAATCACTGGGTATCCGGTATTACCGTACCCGTTTCAGCCTGTATAATGTAGAGCCTTTACTGAATACCAAACTGTCGCAGAACGTAGAACTGTATTACGGTCCGTCCTTCACCTATTACACACTGGATAAGGATGAAACTGTAGGCCGTATCACTGCAGATTTCCCTAAAAACGGACTGGATTCTCTCTCTGTATTCCAGTCAAAAACATATGCTGGTTTACGTTTAGGTTTAAAGATTGATACCCGTGACAACAACCTGATCCCAACAAGGGGTATCAGCTGGAATACTTCTGTGTATGGTAGTCAGGGACTGAATGCACAGAACAAGAATTATCTGCAGTTACAGAGTGACCTGAGTATTTATACTAATTTCCATGTACCGACCAGCGTCGTATTGGTGACCCGTTTTGGTGCTAATAAGATCTGGGGAGATTATGAATATTTCCAGGCAACTACCCTGGGTGGTGTACAGAACCTGAGAGGTTACCGTAATGCCCGTTTCAGTGGTAATGCTTCCGTATACAATAACATCGAGTTACGTATCAAATTATTTGACTTCCGTTCTTATCTGTTCCCTGCCAGTGTGGGTCTGATCGCGTTCAATGACGTAGGTCGTGTATGGTACCAGAGCCAGAAATCAAGTGCATGGCACGATGGTTATGGCGGAGGTATCTATTTTACCCCTGCTAACCTGGTGGTATTGTCTGCGGTGGTAGGTCGTTCCGAAGAAGGTATATTACCTTATATTACTTTCGGATTCAGGTTCTGA